In a genomic window of Neoarius graeffei isolate fNeoGra1 chromosome 13, fNeoGra1.pri, whole genome shotgun sequence:
- the plagl2 gene encoding zinc finger protein PLAGL2 isoform X1 codes for MAAAATDAPHHITTLTPEDEDRRAAPKLFGGPAQARTDSEKEKETEKEESGNECLVCGTLFSSQDKLQIHTFSHTGEKPFHCSQPHCHKAFSSKYKLYRHMATHSPQKTHQCSFCEKMFHRKDHLKNHLQTHDPNKEAFKCEECGKHYNTKLGYKRHVAMHSATAGDLTCKVCLQSYESTPALLDHLKSHSGKSSGGTKEKKHPCDHCDRRFYTRKDVRRHMVVHTGRKDFLCQYCAQRFGRKDHLTRHVKKSHSQELLKIKTEPPDMLALLGSGSPTCAVKEELSPMMCSMGPNKDSMMTKPFRSGTPFSMGMYNPHHLQAMSSPGMGHHHSLVPGSLSAAMGMGCSMEPPSALHHHHPHHHHHHHPHHPSPPPPPHQQQTPLQPQPQQQHSQPPKYQLGSTSYLLDKPLKVEMESYLMDLQSGLPVPPPPSADPHSAASPNKDGLEPPPSLTDELCGDPLLSKSPAVIAESLCAANMDFSHLLGFFPLNLPPYSTPMSSGGLVMGYSTSTASSSSSSASSHAADSHAATATASVPLTSLQPQPQEQSGSSGGLGLGPLHPLPPVFSSSLSTTTLPRFHQAFQ; via the exons ATGGCAGCAGCTGCCACCGATGCCCCACACCACATAACCACACTGACGCCGGAGGACGAGGACCGACGAGCTGCCCCCAAACTGTTTGGAGGTCCAGCTCAAGCGAGGACGGACAGTGAGAAAGAGAAGGAGACAGAGAAGGAGGAAAGCGGCAACGAGTGTTTGGTGTGTGGCACCCTCTTCAGCTCACAGGATAAGCTTCAAATCCACACATTCAGTCACACAGGGGAGAAACCTTTCCACTGTTCCCAGCCCCACTGCCACAAGGCCTTCAGCTCCAAGTATAAGCTCTACAG GCATATGGCCACACACTCCCCACAGAAGACCCACCAGTGCTCATTCTGTGAAAAGATGTTCCACCGGAAAGATCATCTGAAAAATCACCTGCAGACCCATGACCCCAACAAAGAAGCTTTTAAGTGTGAGGAGTGTGGCAAGCACTATAACACAAAGCTAGGCTACAAGCGCCATGTGGCCATGCACTCTGCCACAGCAGGAGACCTGACCTGCAAGGTATGCTTGCAGAGCTACGAGAGCACTCCTGCCCTCTTGGATCACCTCAAGAGCCATTCTGGCAAGTCTTCAGGTGGCACCAAGGAGAAGAAACACCCATGCGATCACTGTGATCGCCGCTTCTACACCCGCAAGGATGTCCGTCGACACATGGTAGTGCACACGGGTCGCAAAGATTTTCTGTGCCAGTACTGTGCCCAGCGCTTTGGAAGAAAGGACCACCTCACACGACATGTGAAGAAGAGCCATTCACAGGAGCTGCTGAAGATCAAGACAGAGCCTCCAGATATGCTGGCTCTGCTTGGCTCTGGCTCGCCAACTTGTGCTGTGAAGGAAGAGCTCAGTCCTATGATGTGTAGCATGGGCCCCAACAAGGACTCCATGATGACCAAACCTTTCCGCAGTGGCACACCTTTTTCTATGGGCATGTACAACCCACACCACCTCCAGGCCATGTCCAGCCCAGGAATGGGCCACCATCACTCCTTGGTTCCTGGGTCACTGTCTGCTGCTATGGGTATGGGTTGCTCCATGGAGCCTCCTTCAGCCTTGCACCACCATCAtccacatcaccaccaccaccaccacccacacCATCCTTCCCCTCCACCTCCACCACACCAACAACAGACTCCACTGCAACCCCAACCCCAGCAGCAGCATTCCCAACCTCCCAAGTACCAGCTCGGATCTACCTCATACTTGCTGGATAAGCCCCTAAAGGTGGAGATGGAGAGTTACTTGATGGATCTGCAGAGTGGCTTGCCAGTCCCACCCCCACCTTCGGCTGATCCCCATTCAGCTGCCTCACCTAATAAAGATGGTCTGGAGCCACCACCCAGTTTAACGGATGAGCTGTGTGGGGATCCACTCCTATCTAAAAGCCCTGCCGTCATTGCTGAATCTCTGTGTGCTGCTAACATGGACTTCTCCCATTTACTGGGCTTCTTTCCGCTAAACCTGCCTCCCTATAGCACCCCCATGAGTTCGGGAGGCCTGGTGATGGGTTACTCCACCTCCACTGCCTCTTCTTCCTCATCGTCAGCGTCTTCGCATGCTGCCGACTCTCATGCTGCCACAGCAACAGCCTCAGTGCCTCTTACCTCTTTGCAACCTCAACCTCAGGAGCAATCAGGCTCCAGTGGAGGTCTTGGTCTTGGGCCCCTACACCCACTCCCACCAGTGTTTAGCTCCAGCCTTAGTACGACCACCTTGCCTCGCTTCCATCAAGCCTTTCAATGA
- the plagl2 gene encoding zinc finger protein PLAGL2 isoform X2 — MATHSPQKTHQCSFCEKMFHRKDHLKNHLQTHDPNKEAFKCEECGKHYNTKLGYKRHVAMHSATAGDLTCKVCLQSYESTPALLDHLKSHSGKSSGGTKEKKHPCDHCDRRFYTRKDVRRHMVVHTGRKDFLCQYCAQRFGRKDHLTRHVKKSHSQELLKIKTEPPDMLALLGSGSPTCAVKEELSPMMCSMGPNKDSMMTKPFRSGTPFSMGMYNPHHLQAMSSPGMGHHHSLVPGSLSAAMGMGCSMEPPSALHHHHPHHHHHHHPHHPSPPPPPHQQQTPLQPQPQQQHSQPPKYQLGSTSYLLDKPLKVEMESYLMDLQSGLPVPPPPSADPHSAASPNKDGLEPPPSLTDELCGDPLLSKSPAVIAESLCAANMDFSHLLGFFPLNLPPYSTPMSSGGLVMGYSTSTASSSSSSASSHAADSHAATATASVPLTSLQPQPQEQSGSSGGLGLGPLHPLPPVFSSSLSTTTLPRFHQAFQ, encoded by the coding sequence ATGGCCACACACTCCCCACAGAAGACCCACCAGTGCTCATTCTGTGAAAAGATGTTCCACCGGAAAGATCATCTGAAAAATCACCTGCAGACCCATGACCCCAACAAAGAAGCTTTTAAGTGTGAGGAGTGTGGCAAGCACTATAACACAAAGCTAGGCTACAAGCGCCATGTGGCCATGCACTCTGCCACAGCAGGAGACCTGACCTGCAAGGTATGCTTGCAGAGCTACGAGAGCACTCCTGCCCTCTTGGATCACCTCAAGAGCCATTCTGGCAAGTCTTCAGGTGGCACCAAGGAGAAGAAACACCCATGCGATCACTGTGATCGCCGCTTCTACACCCGCAAGGATGTCCGTCGACACATGGTAGTGCACACGGGTCGCAAAGATTTTCTGTGCCAGTACTGTGCCCAGCGCTTTGGAAGAAAGGACCACCTCACACGACATGTGAAGAAGAGCCATTCACAGGAGCTGCTGAAGATCAAGACAGAGCCTCCAGATATGCTGGCTCTGCTTGGCTCTGGCTCGCCAACTTGTGCTGTGAAGGAAGAGCTCAGTCCTATGATGTGTAGCATGGGCCCCAACAAGGACTCCATGATGACCAAACCTTTCCGCAGTGGCACACCTTTTTCTATGGGCATGTACAACCCACACCACCTCCAGGCCATGTCCAGCCCAGGAATGGGCCACCATCACTCCTTGGTTCCTGGGTCACTGTCTGCTGCTATGGGTATGGGTTGCTCCATGGAGCCTCCTTCAGCCTTGCACCACCATCAtccacatcaccaccaccaccaccacccacacCATCCTTCCCCTCCACCTCCACCACACCAACAACAGACTCCACTGCAACCCCAACCCCAGCAGCAGCATTCCCAACCTCCCAAGTACCAGCTCGGATCTACCTCATACTTGCTGGATAAGCCCCTAAAGGTGGAGATGGAGAGTTACTTGATGGATCTGCAGAGTGGCTTGCCAGTCCCACCCCCACCTTCGGCTGATCCCCATTCAGCTGCCTCACCTAATAAAGATGGTCTGGAGCCACCACCCAGTTTAACGGATGAGCTGTGTGGGGATCCACTCCTATCTAAAAGCCCTGCCGTCATTGCTGAATCTCTGTGTGCTGCTAACATGGACTTCTCCCATTTACTGGGCTTCTTTCCGCTAAACCTGCCTCCCTATAGCACCCCCATGAGTTCGGGAGGCCTGGTGATGGGTTACTCCACCTCCACTGCCTCTTCTTCCTCATCGTCAGCGTCTTCGCATGCTGCCGACTCTCATGCTGCCACAGCAACAGCCTCAGTGCCTCTTACCTCTTTGCAACCTCAACCTCAGGAGCAATCAGGCTCCAGTGGAGGTCTTGGTCTTGGGCCCCTACACCCACTCCCACCAGTGTTTAGCTCCAGCCTTAGTACGACCACCTTGCCTCGCTTCCATCAAGCCTTTCAATGA